GATTGGCCGGACTACACTATCGGGGCGCAAAAAGTAGAATTTGACTGTCATTTTTAAAAGTTTTGTTTTAAGGCAGGATAAAAGGCATTTTTTCTTTGGGAAAAATATTAATACTTATCTTATAATCAATAATCCCATGAAAAGCAAAAGGGAAAGCGGGCTTGAAGGTATTACAAAAGAGATTAAGAGCATTCGTGAACAGGCAGAATACACCCTTCCGGTTTATAGGAAGGATGTGGATAAAATAATTGACACACAGGTAAAAAGCGCCAGTGAAATTGAGAATATTCTTGACTGCCTTCTTGACCTTTGCCTTATTGGAGTCGGCGATGAGGAATTCAAAAGGCTTAACAGCTATTACATGAGCGTGGATTCAGAGAAGGCAAAATCATATGACCAGTTTTACAAGAGCATGTTTGATTAATTCCACTCTGGTTTTTGAATAAGAACAAGTTAAGATGCAGTATTAAAATAATTGAATAAAAAATAAAAATTCAATAAGGAACAGGATTTACTTTTTCTTTCCTGTAATCCTGAATACTTTTGTTCCGCATACAGGGCACACTCCCTTTAATGCTGCCATGCCGTTCTTCATGACAACTTCCTGCGGGTTCTTGATTTCTATTTCTTTCTTGCATTTCATGCATCTTGCAGTTGCCATCTCATTATCACCTTCAAAGTTTTATCATTCAATTAAACTAATCCCAAAAAACCAGCGCCCATTTATAAATTTATTGAAATCAGTTTAAATAAAGGCGTTTTCTCCCGATTTTATTTTTAAAGTTCCTCTTCTTAAAAAACACAACCTTTTTAAAGAGTTGCCCTATTCTGATTTTAGATAATAATTTTAAGGTGCATGAAATGGCTAAAAGAATAGGCGGAATACGAAGAAAGACCCGGCATAAGCTTGCAAGGACAGCGAAAGAGAGGGGGAAGATAAACCTCTCATCATATTTCCAGAAGTTCAGCGTAGGCGATGTGGTTCTTCTCAAGCCAAATCCTGCAATACAGACAGGGCTTTTCCCGTTCAACTTTGTTGGAAGGCACGGCGTAATATGCGGAGAGCAGGGCAAGTGCTACCAGGTTATGGTCAGGGACGGCGGAAAGGAGAAGGTATTCATAGTGCACCCTGTGCACATGCGCGTAATCAGGAATGAATAAGAGCGCGGCAAATTTTTCCATTCTTTTAATCTGCATATAAGCGCAACAGGAAGGCGGGGTAAAAATGGTTGATAGCAAAACTTTGAACGAAAAGCCGATGAGCATGTCTGAGCTGAAAGAGGAAATAGTGAGCATAAAGAAGCGCGACAAGGAAGTGAACTTCAGGGTCACGCAGACAGAAGAATACCTTGAAAGCTTTGTTCACCATCCTGCAAAGGACATAATTGCGCTTAAGAAGGAAATTGAGAAGATGGAGATTCCACGGCTCAAGGAGCAGCACATATGCAAGATTGTTGATATTCTGCCAGACAACATTGATGACCTGAAAACAGTGCTTGAAGGCTATCCGATAACTATAGTTGACAAGAACCTGAAAAGGATTGCTGACTTAGTGAAGGAATTCAAGGAAAAAAAACAGTGATTTTCTGAAAAGGTTTAAATAAGGAAAAACCTTTCACCCACCAGCTTAAAATGGAAGAGAGAAAAATAACCTCAGGACAGGAGAATATGGGAATTGCCCAAAGGCAGGAGCAGAGGGCAGGCTCTGAAAAGGAGGAATATGCAATAGTGCTTGACTTTCTGCCAAACGGCTATCCCTTTGATGAAAGGCCCATGTTCAAGAAAAGCGCAATAGCTCAGGCAGTAGGGAAAAACAGCCTTGCTCTACTTGAGCTTGTTCCAAAGCAGGAAATATTCCTGCAGCCCCATGAAGAGGTTTATATCGGGGACGGCAAGAGGGACAAGATTCACCACATAGTCGGGAGAATGAGGTTTGAAAATCTTACAGCCTCTGCTGTAAAGGAGCTTGAATTCATAGTTATTGAGCATATTAAGGCGAGGGAAAAGGATTTTGTTGAGTTCTTTAACACATCAGGGCCTTTAACCACAAGGATGCACAAGCTTGAGCTTCTTCCAGGACTGGGCAAGAAGAAGATGTGGGAAATCATAGAGGCAAGGGAGACTGAGCCAATCAAGAGTTTTAGTGACCTGAAAGGCAGGATTCACCTTATGCCTGACCCAGTGAAGCTCATAAGCAAGAGAATAATGAAGGAAATGACTGGAAACGAGAAGCACATGCTTTTCGTTCAGTAAATTAAAATAAGGATAAATTCTATTCAGCCTCTTTTTGTATCATGTCAATAAGCTGTCCGTCTGAGAGAAACGCCTCTCTCTTCAGCTCTTCAATTATGTAGTAAACCTGCTTCTCCTGAATCTTGAACTTCCCTTCAAGGTTCTCAAGGAACTCCTCAAGCTCCTTTATGTGCTTGAACACGCCTTCAGCCAGGAAATCAAATCCGTTGTTTATCCTGAAAACTGAGTTTATGTTGTGGTTCTTAATCAGGAATTCCTTCAGCGCATCCTTGTTTTCATGGTCCTCTGCCTTAAGGAGAAGGTTTGCGTGGGTGTAAAAGCCAATCTTTGAGAAGTCAATAAGGCTTGTGTTCTTTCTTATAAGCCCGCCCTCATTTAGCCTCAGCCTGTCATATATTGTTGAGATTGGGATGTGGATTTTCTTGCTCATGTTTGTAAGGCTTTCCCTTGAATTCTTCCTCAGCTCTGAGATGATTAAAAGGTCTTTTTTTGAAATCATTTTTTTTAGCCCCCCGCATTTTTTTTCCGGAAATTTTATCTTATTTCCGTTCTTTCCGGAGATATTACTATATAAGGCGAAAAATTTATATATATCTTTTCCTTATATTTTATATATTGATATATAATTATATAACAACCGGTTACGCTCAGTTGACGCGGAGCTGGTTACGCTCGGCTCGCACGCAATGCGCGGCATAAAGCCTCGCGACCGCGAAATCAATGCCAATCGATATCGCGGACAATGGCGGTTATAATCTCTCGCCAAGAATAATGAAATGCAAAAAAGGTGACACTCATGAAAAGAAAAATAATCCAGCTTGCAGGAAAGACACTTGTAGTTTCAATACCGAGCGCTCTTGCCAAAAAATACGGGCTCTTAAAGGGGCAGGAGATAGAAGTTGAGGAGCAGGGCTCAAAGATTGTCATAAACCTGGGAAACAGCACCTCTATTGAGAAGAAGAGCATAAAAATATCAGGAATGTCTGAGATGCTGGGAAGAGTTGTAGGCGCATTATACAAGGCAGGTTATGATGAGATTGAGATAGAGTTCAGCTCTTCAGATGAGCTGAAGGAGATTCAAAGAACCCTTAACAGGACATGCATTGGTTTTGAGATAGTGAGGCAGGGCGATACAACCCTCACAACAAGAGAGATTTCCAAGCTTGAGCCAGAGCAGTTTGAGGCAGTTCTAAGAAGGCTTTTCCTTTTCCTCCTGACAAGCGCAGATGACTCATTGAAATCAGCTTCCCCATTGAACATTGACGGGCTTAAGAACATAAAGTTAAGGGATGACAATCTCAACAGATTTGCTGATTTCTGCAGGAGGGTTATCAACAAGAACGGCTGTCCTGGATTCAAGAGGACAGCCCCGATATACTTTATTACTGAAGAGCTTGAGAAAATAGGGGATTCTTACAAGGACCTTGCAGAGCATCTGGCTGAAAATAAAACATCACTAAGCAAGAAAACCCTTAATTTATATGGGGAAATAAATTCCTTTTTGAGGGACTTTTACGAGCTTTTCTACTCATTCAATCTTGTGAAATATGAGGAATTTGGAAAGAAAAAAAATAAAATACTGCTTGAGCTTGAAAACCAGATGAAAATTGCGAAGAAAGATGAGGTGATTGTGCTTTCATTCCTGAATAATCTCCTCAACCAGATATTTGACATGAACGGTTCGCTCATTACTTCGTTCATATAATTTTAATTTATTTTAGTTTATTTTAATTTATCATACTTATACTTTAACATTATCTTAATTATTCAGAATTAATAATTCCATTCTTTTAATTCAGACTTTTTTTATGAGCCTTATGAATTCTTCATTCCCTGTATTTCCGATGTAGCCAGTCAGGCTCTGGTAGAGCGTTTCAAGGTTATGCTTCTGAAGCTCGGAAAGCACTTCTGTAAGGAAGAATGCCGCCTGGTCAGCCCTTTTCTGGGCTGACTTGCTTCCTATCTGGTATAAGCAGTTGAAAATCTTGTTTGGCAAATAAAGCTCCACAAGATTATCTTCAAAGCCTGCTCCTTTTCTTCCCCTGTAATTTGCGCTGAATTCCCTTGCATACAACCGAAGAAGCATTTCCTTGTCAACGCCCGTGCAGCCAGGGGACTCAAGAATTCCCGCTATGTCCACCATGGGGTTTGCTATCGTCCTTTTTTCAAGGTCAATCCAGCTTCCGTCCTCAATGAAGTTTGTAAGGTAGGCATCGCCGTGCAGGAAAACCCTTGGAAGCTTCTCAAAGGACTGGGCATATTCAGATGCTTCTTTCAGAAAACTGCCAAGCATTGAATTCTCCCCAAGACGCTTTACAAGCCTTGCCTTGAGGACGCTTATGTAATCAAACTCATCTATTCCAACACGGTAATCCTTTCCAAAATCTTTTACCGCAAAATAGAACCCTGATTTATCCTTCTTTATAAAATCAATCACAGAGGAGTGCATGAGGGCAGAGCTTTCCATGACCTTTTTCAGGCATTCCTCTTTTTCCTTGACGCTTGCCTCCCTGAAAAATTCATCCAGGTTTCTTCCCTCTGTCCTTTTCATAATGTGGTAAAGCCTTCCATCCTCCTCATTTTTGAAAATGAAAAGCGAGGTTGGCGCAATGCTTGGGAAATTATGGCGAACCTTGTTCCTGAAAATGTCTGAAAGGAAAAGGTTTGTGAAATATTCCATGAAAATTCTCTTTTCCTCGCTCTCTGGTTCAATTCCCCTGTTTCTCTTTATCACAATAGTGTCCCTGAGGAATTCGCTTCCCACAAGCTCAAAAACCTCGTTTCTTGAGCTTGGGATTTCCCGGACATTATTGATGAAGCTGTCGCTTTTCACTATTCCTGACAGCCATCCTGAAATCTTATCCCTTGACTTTTCCTTTTGCCCTGAATTTTCAAGGAACATGGAATAAAGAAGCTCAAATTCATGCTTATGCTCTTTTGGTGCAAGCGATATTGTTTTTTCCCAATAGGATATTGACTCGTTGATGTTATTATTGGTGTAATATGCCTGAAATGCCCTTTCCAAAGAATCCTCAAATTCTGAATCGTGCTTGTCAAATAAATATTTCTCACTAAGAGAATCCATAATTTTTGCCAATTTCACGGCAATTTTATTGAGAGGGGTTTTTTCAATTTCTGAAAGCGCTGAGCCCGATTCCCTGTGCTCAAGTATTTTTGAGAGATGATAAATCCCGTTCTTCAAGTCTCCTGTTGCAATTTCATAGTATGAAAGCGCCAATAGGGTTTTTTTGTCTTTGTATCCTGCCTCAAATATCCTTCTCTGGTAATATAATCCTGATTCTCTTCTCTTGTTCCAGTCAGAATGATACCGCACTATATCATTATAAACATAAGGAATCTCATTTTTCCAGAATTCAGTTTCCTCAGGATGAAACCAGCTTGCAACCTTTACTACAGAGGACATTAAAAGCCCGCCGCTCACTAAATTCAGAAATGCCTGGCTTATCAGCTTATTATTGAGTTCTTTTAATTCATTGGAAGTTTTTTCTGCCAGATTGGAAATCTCTTCATTCCCCGGATTTTTGCTGGCAAACTCTGTTACTGAAATTGACGAACCAATAGCATTGCTGTATTCCTGTATTAATTCCTTGTTTAAGAAAAATGAATTTCCTGCCCAAAGAGTCCCTATTGCAAACCCGGCAATCAGATAATTTTTCGCAATACATTTTATGCTCCTTTTTGCAAAAGATTCTTTTTCGATTTTTTTCGGTTTTACCCTGCTTTCATTCCTGCTCATATATGAAAAGAGATAACCCATTGCAGGAAACAGTATGATTTCAGGAATGCTTAATCTGACATCCATTGAAAGAACTGCAGCAAAGTAGCTTATTGGAAGCATTGCCCCAAGAATAACATTGTAATTCCTTATTGGGAGGGATAGTGCGCTTTTAATAATTCCCAGAAATGATTTCTTCTCAGGAACAAGCTCTTCAACTATCCCCTCCAAATCGCCGGATTTTATTGATGAAGCTATCATTTTAGAATTATTATCCTCTTCTCCTAAATCTGGATTAAGGTAGTTCTCTAATGTTTTCTTTTCAGGACCTTCTGCTTCGTTGTCCATGTGGATTCATAAAAACGCAAAGTATATAAGCTTTTTCGTTTTTAACTACTGAATAATAGTTAATAATTGTATTTCATCAGGTGGGAATCAATGAGACGCAGGATTGGGATGATGCTTTCTGCAATAGCCCTTGCAGGCTCAATAGGCTTTTTTGGCTATTCAATTAAAAAATTTGTTTCCCCTGTTATTGAACTATCTGAAAAAGAAGCTGTCTCTTCATATTCTACATCAATGTCCAATTTTTTGGATGCGCAGGAATCCCTTGAAAATTCAAGCTCGCACCTTATGTCCTCAACAATTGCTTCAGACACTGAAAAGCAAATCAATGCAATAGAGCATATTGATGATGCAATAATCTACCTTTCAGAGCCAAAAACAGATTATTCCTTCCAATCAGATGAGCAGGAAAAACTCAAGTATGGATTGGAAATGCTTAATGAGATAAAAGAATCTCTTAACATCTACATTTCCCAGGAAAAAAACGGAGTTTCTGTTCCCAGAGATGCATTTTTAAAAGAGAGGGATTCCATTGATTTGCTGATTGATTCAATGGGGGAATTTGGAATTAAGCAATCAGAAAATTTCTCATCTTTTATAGTTGGGACAAAAAAGAAATATATTGGGCTCATTGAATTGTCCTTTATAGCATCAGGGCTTAGCACAGGATATTTTCTCGGAGAAATTGCCAAGAAGGGCGATGAGATGAATGAGAGATAAGAAATTTAACAGCAATATAAGTTCTTTGGCATTCCGTCCTTTCCAGCTTCTCCGAAAGGATTCCCGAATTTCTCTATGTTTGAAAGCATTTCTCTTATGTCAGGCGGCTCAATCCCCTTTTCAGCAAGCTTCCCCCTGAGCTTTTTCATCATTTCAGGAAGGTCTATTTCAGAAGGGCAGTTCTCAGAGCAGTTCCTGCACATTGTGCAGAAGAACGCCCCGTTTTCATATGATTCTTTCAGCCCCTCATCAAAAAGCGAGAAAAGCACTCCCTTTGCCCCAGAGTATTTTGAGCCGTACCTGTCTGAAAGATTGTGGTAGACAGGGCAGAAGTTCAGGCAGGCGCCGCAGTTTATGCAGTATAATAATTCCTTAAATTCAGAATTGAGAATTTCACTCCTGCCGTTGTCCACAAGCACAAGGTAAAGCTCTTTTGCACCCTGCGCTCCTGTAACCAGCTCATTTTGGATGTCTGCTGTCTTGCTCGGGCCGGATATAACGCTGACATAAACAGGGAATTCCTGCCCTGTTCCATATACTGCTGCGCATCTTGCAACATGAATTGCATCCTCAATTGTCGGGACAATCTTGTCAAATGATGAAATCACTATGTGCTTGTCCGGAATCCTTGAGACAAGGGAGATATTGCCCTCATTTTCAAGGATTACTATGCTTCCGTCAGCTGTCAATGCATTTGCGCCTGTTATCCAAACCTTTGCACCCTCAATCTTTTTTCTCAGGTGCTGCCTTACAAACGCAACAATCGCCTCTTTTTCAGGCTTGACATGCCCGCCGAATTTTTTCCTTATTGTTTCAGAGATTTTTTCAGGAGTCAAGTGAAGAGCAGGAAGCACTGGATGGATGTCCCTTTCAGAAGATATCTGAACAAGAAAATCCCCGGTGTCTGTTTCAACCAGTTCCTTGTCCTTCAGCGCATCTTTCAGCCCGATTTCATTTGCAGTGTTTGATTTTGATTTTATGATTAATTTTTCCTTTCCTATTATCTCCCTTATTTTTTCAACTGCCTCTTTTGAGGATTTTGCCTCAATCACATGAATCCCGTTTTTTTCAAAATTCCCAACTGCCTTCTTCTTAAGTTCAGAGATGTTTAAGATTGAGTATTCCTTTATCTTTCTGAGTTTTTCCCTGAGCTCTTCCTTTGGATAATTCTCAAATACCTTTTCCCTCTTGTCCTTGTAGGAATACATAACAGGAAGAATAACTGACTTCACATTTTCCTTTTCCTTCAGTTCTTTTGAAAGGTCGTCCATTTTAACCGTCATTCGCAAATAATCCATTTACTTTTTTTTACTTTTTCTTATTTAATATAATCTGGCTTAATTCCATAACCTCAAAACCATGCGCATTCTCCTTTAAGTTGAAGTAGCACATCGGGCATGCAGTAACAAGAACTTTTGCTCCTGTTTCCCTTGCCATCTGAATCCTTTCCTTTCCAATGCTTGCTGCAAGCTTCGGGTAATTTGACCTTACGCCAGCACCTCCGCCGCAGCATACTGCGTTTTCCCTTGTTAGCTTCATTTCCCTGATTTTTGCTCCTGTGCTCCTGATTATGTCTCTGGGCTCTTCATAAATCTTCATGTGCCTTCCGAGATGGCATGGGTCATGATATGTTACTTCAAGAGAATTCTCTTCAGGTTTGATTTTCCCTTTCTTTATCGCCCTTGCTATTGTAACAGACATGTGCTCTGCTTTTATGTCCCATCCTGGGACAAGCTTTGGATAATCATTTGAGAATGTCTTATAGCATGCCGGGCACGCAGTTATTATCTTTGTTATCCCTTGCTCCTTGAAAAGCCTGAAATTCTTTTCTGCAATGACTTTTGCCTCTTTCTCATGCCCTGAATTAAGAACAGGGCTTCCGCAGCAGAGCTCAGCATCCTTAAGCTGTATGAAATCAACTCCTGCCTTCCCGAGGATTTCCCTGTAATTTTCCTCAATTTCCTTTCCCACAAACTTGGTGAGGCATCCTGGGTAATAAAGGATGTTCTCTGTCCTGAAAATCCTGCTGAGTATTCCCATTTTTTTATTCTCCTAAATCACTCCAAAAAGCATAAGGAGTCCAAGTGTTATCATCATCAATCCCATTGAAAGCCTGAGCCACTTTCTCTTGTCCAGGCGCCAGTGCTCAACCCTTTCCGGCGGTATTCCCTTGTAGACAACTGAAAGAATCACTATAAGCGGAAGCACAAAGATTATGTTGTAAAGTATAAGGTATGGAAGCCCGGAAATAAGGCTCATCCTGCTGCTGAGAAGCCCGAGTATTGCAAGATAAACTCCCCCTGTGCACGGAAGCTCAAACATGCTCACAAGCGCTCCAAGGATTATTGCAGCCGGAATAGACGCCTTCTGGACATATTTCTTGATTATAGGCTGTTTGGATTCAGGTATTGCAAGAGTTATTCCCTTTCCGTACCAGAAGAAATCCTTTACATTTATGAGCCCTGCTGCAATTGCAATTATTGCTGCGATTGTGTAGACAATCTTTGTCAGCCCTGTTGACTGTATGAAAATAAAAAGCCCCAATCCTGAGAGCAGGTAAACCATGAACACAACTGCTAT
The sequence above is drawn from the Candidatus Woesearchaeota archaeon genome and encodes:
- a CDS encoding LUD domain-containing protein; its protein translation is MTVKMDDLSKELKEKENVKSVILPVMYSYKDKREKVFENYPKEELREKLRKIKEYSILNISELKKKAVGNFEKNGIHVIEAKSSKEAVEKIREIIGKEKLIIKSKSNTANEIGLKDALKDKELVETDTGDFLVQISSERDIHPVLPALHLTPEKISETIRKKFGGHVKPEKEAIVAFVRQHLRKKIEGAKVWITGANALTADGSIVILENEGNISLVSRIPDKHIVISSFDKIVPTIEDAIHVARCAAVYGTGQEFPVYVSVISGPSKTADIQNELVTGAQGAKELYLVLVDNGRSEILNSEFKELLYCINCGACLNFCPVYHNLSDRYGSKYSGAKGVLFSLFDEGLKESYENGAFFCTMCRNCSENCPSEIDLPEMMKKLRGKLAEKGIEPPDIREMLSNIEKFGNPFGEAGKDGMPKNLYCC
- a CDS encoding DUF655 domain-containing protein, which produces MEERKITSGQENMGIAQRQEQRAGSEKEEYAIVLDFLPNGYPFDERPMFKKSAIAQAVGKNSLALLELVPKQEIFLQPHEEVYIGDGKRDKIHHIVGRMRFENLTASAVKELEFIVIEHIKAREKDFVEFFNTSGPLTTRMHKLELLPGLGKKKMWEIIEARETEPIKSFSDLKGRIHLMPDPVKLISKRIMKEMTGNEKHMLFVQ
- a CDS encoding DUF5679 domain-containing protein, translating into MATARCMKCKKEIEIKNPQEVVMKNGMAALKGVCPVCGTKVFRITGKKK
- a CDS encoding (Fe-S)-binding protein — encoded protein: MGILSRIFRTENILYYPGCLTKFVGKEIEENYREILGKAGVDFIQLKDAELCCGSPVLNSGHEKEAKVIAEKNFRLFKEQGITKIITACPACYKTFSNDYPKLVPGWDIKAEHMSVTIARAIKKGKIKPEENSLEVTYHDPCHLGRHMKIYEEPRDIIRSTGAKIREMKLTRENAVCCGGGAGVRSNYPKLAASIGKERIQMARETGAKVLVTACPMCYFNLKENAHGFEVMELSQIILNKKK
- a CDS encoding 50S ribosomal protein L21e (mediates an interaction between 5S and domains II and V of 23S), which encodes MAKRIGGIRRKTRHKLARTAKERGKINLSSYFQKFSVGDVVLLKPNPAIQTGLFPFNFVGRHGVICGEQGKCYQVMVRDGGKEKVFIVHPVHMRVIRNE
- a CDS encoding AbrB/MazE/SpoVT family DNA-binding domain-containing protein yields the protein MKRKIIQLAGKTLVVSIPSALAKKYGLLKGQEIEVEEQGSKIVINLGNSTSIEKKSIKISGMSEMLGRVVGALYKAGYDEIEIEFSSSDELKEIQRTLNRTCIGFEIVRQGDTTLTTREISKLEPEQFEAVLRRLFLFLLTSADDSLKSASPLNIDGLKNIKLRDDNLNRFADFCRRVINKNGCPGFKRTAPIYFITEELEKIGDSYKDLAEHLAENKTSLSKKTLNLYGEINSFLRDFYELFYSFNLVKYEEFGKKKNKILLELENQMKIAKKDEVIVLSFLNNLLNQIFDMNGSLITSFI